The following proteins are co-located in the Clostridiales bacterium genome:
- a CDS encoding acyl-CoA dehydrogenase, producing MDFKLTKTHLLQQELFRRFAETEIKPIAEEMDETEVFDLELVKKLQRYGLMGIPYPRDYGGVGGDYLGYALCMEEISKIDASTGITISVHTSLACSCIEGFGTEEQKQKWLRPLVDGSKVGCFGLTEPNAGTDAAGQQTKAVLDGDEYVINGAKIFTTNSGFADTFVVFAMTDKSKGTKGISAFVIDRNTPGLSVGKNIHRMGIRAASNCEVAYENVRIPVSQRLGKEGDGFKIAMKALDGGRIGIAAQATGIAQGALNEAIKYVKERKQFGKRISSFQNTQFKIAELQTKIDAARLMTWRAAIQKDNKENYGPAAAMAKLFASEMCNDVTRACVQLMGGYGYSREYPVERMMRDAKITEIYEGTSEAMKMVIAGSMKIS from the coding sequence ATGGATTTTAAACTGACGAAAACACATTTGCTTCAGCAGGAATTATTCCGAAGATTTGCGGAAACTGAAATAAAGCCGATCGCAGAAGAGATGGATGAGACAGAGGTGTTTGATCTGGAACTGGTAAAGAAGCTCCAGAGATACGGCCTGATGGGCATCCCCTATCCCAGAGATTACGGCGGAGTAGGCGGAGACTATCTGGGATATGCGCTGTGTATGGAAGAGATCTCCAAGATTGATGCCAGCACAGGAATCACAATCTCCGTACACACATCACTGGCTTGCTCCTGCATCGAAGGCTTCGGTACAGAAGAACAGAAACAAAAATGGCTGAGACCACTGGTTGATGGTTCCAAAGTCGGCTGCTTCGGTCTGACAGAGCCAAACGCAGGAACAGACGCTGCAGGACAGCAGACAAAGGCAGTTCTTGACGGCGATGAATATGTCATCAACGGCGCAAAGATCTTTACAACCAACTCCGGTTTTGCAGATACGTTCGTCGTGTTTGCCATGACTGACAAATCCAAGGGAACCAAGGGTATTTCCGCATTCGTAATTGACAGAAATACACCGGGACTGTCCGTTGGTAAGAATATCCACAGAATGGGAATCAGAGCTGCATCCAACTGCGAAGTAGCTTATGAAAATGTTCGCATCCCAGTATCACAGCGTCTTGGAAAAGAAGGAGACGGCTTCAAAATCGCAATGAAAGCCCTTGACGGCGGAAGAATCGGTATCGCTGCTCAGGCTACCGGAATTGCGCAGGGTGCCCTGAACGAAGCAATCAAATATGTAAAAGAAAGAAAGCAGTTCGGAAAGAGAATTTCCTCCTTCCAGAACACACAGTTCAAAATTGCTGAGCTGCAGACAAAGATCGATGCAGCAAGACTCATGACATGGAGAGCAGCAATCCAGAAGGATAATAAGGAAAACTATGGACCAGCAGCAGCAATGGCAAAATTATTCGCATCCGAGATGTGTAATGATGTAACCCGAGCTTGCGTACAGCTCATGGGCGGATACGGTTATTCCAGAGAATATCCTGTTGAACGTATGATGAGAGATGCGAAGATCACAGAGATCTACGAAGGAACCTCTGAAGCGATGAAGATGGTTATTGCCGGTTCCATGAAAATCAGCTAG